In Archocentrus centrarchus isolate MPI-CPG fArcCen1 chromosome 1, fArcCen1, whole genome shotgun sequence, the following proteins share a genomic window:
- the coq7 gene encoding NADPH-dependent 3-demethoxyubiquinone 3-hydroxylase, mitochondrial isoform X1: MQAAAHRVFCHWSQSKSTAVTLQCLKCRAVTLQQSSRAYSVIPPPRDSEEKEMMDRMLRVDHAGEYGANRIYAGQMAVLGRSRTGPLIQEMWDQEKKHLEKFNEILAENRVRPTALLPLWNIAGFVLGASSALLGKEGTMACTVAVEESITEHYNNQIRTLMEKDPERYTELLQVIKEFRDDEMEHHDTGLEHDAETVPGYWLLKNAIQLGCKVAIYVSQRI, encoded by the exons ATGCAGGCAGCCGCGCACAGAGTTTTTTGTCACTGGTCTCAGAGTAAAAGCACAGCGGTGACGCTTCAGTGTTTAAAATGCAGAG CAGTAACTCTGCAGCAGAGCTCTCGCGCTTACAGTGTGATTCCGCCACCGCGCGACAGTGAGGAGAAGGAGATGATGGACCGGATGCTGCGTGTGGACCATGCTGGGGAATATGGAGCTAACCGCATCTACGCCGGCCAGATGGCAGTGTTGGGTCGATCCAGGACTGGGCCCCTTATTCAG GAAATGTGGGATCAAGAAAAGAAACACCTTGAGAAATTCAATGAAATTCTTGCTGAGAACAGAGTTCGGCCCACGGCGCTGTTACCACTCTGGAACATTGCTGGGTTTGTATTAG GGGCATCTTCTGCATTGCTGGGAAAAGAAGGAACCATGGCCTGCACTGTGGCGGTGGAAGAGAGTATCACTGAACACTATAACAACCAGATAAGAACTCTGATGGAGAAGGACCCGGAAAGATACACTGAACTGTTACAG GTAATAAAGGAGTTTAGAGATGATGAGATGGAACATCACGATACGGGATTGGAGCATGATGCTGAAACT GTTCCTGGATACTGGCTTCTAAAAAACGCAATTCAGCTAGGTTGCAAAGTTGCAATATATGTTTCCCAACGTATCTAA
- the coq7 gene encoding NADPH-dependent 3-demethoxyubiquinone 3-hydroxylase, mitochondrial isoform X3, whose protein sequence is MMDRMLRVDHAGEYGANRIYAGQMAVLGRSRTGPLIQEMWDQEKKHLEKFNEILAENRVRPTALLPLWNIAGFVLGASSALLGKEGTMACTVAVEESITEHYNNQIRTLMEKDPERYTELLQVIKEFRDDEMEHHDTGLEHDAETVPGYWLLKNAIQLGCKVAIYVSQRI, encoded by the exons ATGATGGACCGGATGCTGCGTGTGGACCATGCTGGGGAATATGGAGCTAACCGCATCTACGCCGGCCAGATGGCAGTGTTGGGTCGATCCAGGACTGGGCCCCTTATTCAG GAAATGTGGGATCAAGAAAAGAAACACCTTGAGAAATTCAATGAAATTCTTGCTGAGAACAGAGTTCGGCCCACGGCGCTGTTACCACTCTGGAACATTGCTGGGTTTGTATTAG GGGCATCTTCTGCATTGCTGGGAAAAGAAGGAACCATGGCCTGCACTGTGGCGGTGGAAGAGAGTATCACTGAACACTATAACAACCAGATAAGAACTCTGATGGAGAAGGACCCGGAAAGATACACTGAACTGTTACAG GTAATAAAGGAGTTTAGAGATGATGAGATGGAACATCACGATACGGGATTGGAGCATGATGCTGAAACT GTTCCTGGATACTGGCTTCTAAAAAACGCAATTCAGCTAGGTTGCAAAGTTGCAATATATGTTTCCCAACGTATCTAA
- the coq7 gene encoding NADPH-dependent 3-demethoxyubiquinone 3-hydroxylase, mitochondrial isoform X2 — protein sequence MQAAAHRVFCHWSQSKSTAVTLQCLKCRVTLQQSSRAYSVIPPPRDSEEKEMMDRMLRVDHAGEYGANRIYAGQMAVLGRSRTGPLIQEMWDQEKKHLEKFNEILAENRVRPTALLPLWNIAGFVLGASSALLGKEGTMACTVAVEESITEHYNNQIRTLMEKDPERYTELLQVIKEFRDDEMEHHDTGLEHDAETVPGYWLLKNAIQLGCKVAIYVSQRI from the exons ATGCAGGCAGCCGCGCACAGAGTTTTTTGTCACTGGTCTCAGAGTAAAAGCACAGCGGTGACGCTTCAGTGTTTAAAATGCAGAG TAACTCTGCAGCAGAGCTCTCGCGCTTACAGTGTGATTCCGCCACCGCGCGACAGTGAGGAGAAGGAGATGATGGACCGGATGCTGCGTGTGGACCATGCTGGGGAATATGGAGCTAACCGCATCTACGCCGGCCAGATGGCAGTGTTGGGTCGATCCAGGACTGGGCCCCTTATTCAG GAAATGTGGGATCAAGAAAAGAAACACCTTGAGAAATTCAATGAAATTCTTGCTGAGAACAGAGTTCGGCCCACGGCGCTGTTACCACTCTGGAACATTGCTGGGTTTGTATTAG GGGCATCTTCTGCATTGCTGGGAAAAGAAGGAACCATGGCCTGCACTGTGGCGGTGGAAGAGAGTATCACTGAACACTATAACAACCAGATAAGAACTCTGATGGAGAAGGACCCGGAAAGATACACTGAACTGTTACAG GTAATAAAGGAGTTTAGAGATGATGAGATGGAACATCACGATACGGGATTGGAGCATGATGCTGAAACT GTTCCTGGATACTGGCTTCTAAAAAACGCAATTCAGCTAGGTTGCAAAGTTGCAATATATGTTTCCCAACGTATCTAA